From a single Mycolicibacterium mengxianglii genomic region:
- a CDS encoding transglycosylase family protein encodes MRGRHRKPTTSAQTVAKVAFTGAVIGGSGLAFAAQASAAPDSEWDAVAGCESGGNWAINTGNGYQGGLQFAPSTWSGHGGSEFAPAAHLASKEEQIAVAERVLATQGKGAWPVCGRGLSGSTPRNVVAEPAPLDAPLDAAGLNGAPLPPPPPPAPDVVPVDFAPLPAPEAPLPPPPPAPLPPAPDVVPVDFAPLPAPEAPLPPPPPAPLPPAPDVVPVDFAPLPAPEAPLPAAPLDPTVVIDAALQIPATDAPTDVAPVDPAANWTFAEPAAAAPQAWSLEVPQAPAPAEPAPVPPAPAPVPPAPAPAPAPVAAPAPDPLAPLNAVPVPAPAYEVANQVASGQLPEVPQEVPHLPSPEHLPPGATEVPVGPETNPNVTYLKELWHAVQTQEISGGDMILALAQRPLTDVPPPAAPPAPNAPVMPGEPAPLLPPPGAPVPPPA; translated from the coding sequence ATGCGTGGACGGCATCGCAAGCCCACTACATCGGCCCAAACAGTCGCCAAAGTCGCCTTCACCGGCGCCGTGATCGGCGGAAGCGGTCTGGCCTTTGCGGCTCAGGCCAGTGCGGCCCCTGATAGTGAATGGGACGCCGTGGCCGGTTGTGAGTCCGGCGGTAACTGGGCCATCAACACCGGTAACGGTTACCAGGGTGGACTTCAGTTCGCGCCGAGCACCTGGTCCGGCCATGGCGGCAGCGAGTTCGCCCCGGCCGCCCACCTCGCGTCCAAAGAAGAGCAGATCGCCGTCGCCGAGCGCGTGCTCGCCACACAGGGCAAGGGCGCATGGCCAGTCTGTGGCCGCGGCCTGTCGGGCTCGACTCCCCGCAATGTGGTCGCCGAACCCGCACCGCTGGACGCGCCTCTCGACGCTGCCGGTCTGAACGGCGCTCCTCTGCCTCCCCCGCCGCCCCCGGCCCCGGACGTCGTGCCCGTCGACTTCGCCCCGCTACCGGCACCTGAGGCACCCCTGCCTCCCCCGCCGCCCGCACCGCTGCCCCCGGCCCCGGATGTCGTCCCCGTCGACTTCGCCCCGCTACCGGCACCTGAGGCACCCCTGCCTCCCCCGCCGCCCGCACCGCTGCCCCCGGCCCCGGACGTCGTCCCCGTCGACTTCGCCCCGCTACCGGCACCTGAGGCACCCCTGCCGGCCGCCCCGCTTGACCCGACCGTGGTCATCGATGCCGCGCTGCAGATCCCGGCTACTGACGCACCCACTGACGTCGCTCCGGTAGACCCGGCCGCTAACTGGACATTCGCCGAGCCCGCTGCTGCTGCGCCGCAAGCGTGGTCGCTGGAGGTCCCGCAGGCACCGGCTCCGGCCGAGCCCGCCCCGGTACCCCCGGCCCCGGCTCCGGTACCGCCCGCTCCGGCGCCTGCACCGGCTCCGGTGGCCGCACCGGCTCCCGATCCGCTCGCCCCGCTGAACGCCGTCCCCGTGCCGGCTCCGGCCTATGAGGTCGCCAACCAGGTGGCCAGCGGCCAGCTCCCAGAGGTGCCGCAGGAGGTTCCGCACCTGCCGAGCCCCGAGCACCTGCCTCCGGGCGCCACCGAGGTGCCGGTCGGGCCGGAGACGAACCCGAACGTGACATACCTCAAGGAGCTCTGGCACGCGGTTCAGACTCAGGAGATCAGCGGCGGCGACATGATCTTGGCGCTGGCTCAGCGTCCGCTGACCGATGTCCCGCCTCCGGCGGCTCCGCCGGCGCCGAACGCACCGGTGATGCCGGGCGAGCCGGCTCCGCTGCTCCCGCCTCCGGGTGCGCCGGTTCCGCCGCCTGCCTGA
- a CDS encoding molybdenum cofactor biosynthesis protein MoaE gives MTVVLRAALTEQPISLTEHEALVAHEAAGAVVGFSGVVRDHDGGKHVLRLEYSAHPLAEQTLAEVLAEIAAQAVGVRAIAASHRIGPLAIGDAALVAAVAADHRKAAFDTCALLVDVVKERLPVWKHQFFGDGTDEWVNSA, from the coding sequence ATGACAGTGGTGCTGCGGGCGGCGCTCACCGAGCAGCCCATCTCACTGACCGAGCACGAAGCCCTGGTGGCGCATGAGGCCGCCGGCGCGGTGGTCGGCTTCTCCGGAGTGGTGCGTGACCACGACGGCGGCAAGCACGTGCTGCGGCTGGAGTATTCCGCCCACCCGCTGGCCGAACAGACACTGGCCGAAGTGCTGGCGGAAATCGCTGCGCAGGCGGTCGGGGTGCGGGCCATCGCGGCGAGTCACCGGATCGGGCCCTTGGCCATCGGTGATGCCGCCCTGGTGGCCGCGGTGGCCGCCGACCATCGCAAGGCCGCGTTCGACACCTGCGCACTGCTGGTGGACGTCGTGAAGGAGCGCCTGCCGGTGTGGAAGCACCAGTTCTTCGGTGACGGCACCGATGAATGGGTCAACTCAGCCTGA
- a CDS encoding MogA/MoaB family molybdenum cofactor biosynthesis protein: MDAVTSKPHRRTARVVIASTRAAAGVYDDRCGPIISDWLVQQGLSQPEIDVVPDGEAVGAALRSAVEAQVDLVITSGGTGISPTDATPAQTAAVLDYEVPGLAEAIRRSGLPKVPTAVLSRGVCGVAGRTLIVNLPGSPGGVRDGLGVLADVVHHALDQLAGEDHQR; encoded by the coding sequence CTGGACGCGGTGACGTCGAAACCGCACCGGCGCACAGCGCGGGTGGTGATTGCCTCCACCCGGGCCGCGGCGGGGGTGTACGACGACCGCTGCGGGCCAATCATCTCCGACTGGCTTGTGCAACAAGGACTTTCACAACCTGAGATCGACGTGGTGCCCGACGGGGAAGCCGTCGGCGCGGCATTGCGGTCGGCCGTCGAAGCGCAGGTGGACCTGGTGATCACCTCTGGTGGCACCGGTATCTCGCCGACCGATGCCACCCCCGCGCAAACCGCAGCGGTGCTCGACTACGAGGTGCCGGGCCTGGCTGAAGCGATCCGCCGGTCCGGGCTGCCGAAGGTTCCCACGGCGGTGCTCTCGCGTGGGGTCTGTGGGGTGGCGGGGCGGACGTTGATCGTCAACCTCCCGGGTTCCCCCGGCGGGGTCCGCGACGGACTCGGGGTATTGGCCGACGTGGTGCACCACGCCTTGGATCAGCTCGCCGGAGAGGACCATCAGCGATGA
- the moaC gene encoding cyclic pyranopterin monophosphate synthase MoaC, with protein MARSAGPNPLSHLDERGAAHMVDVSDKSVTKRTAVAAGTLRTTAEVVGLISSGGLPKGDALATARVAGILAAKRTSDLIPLCHHLALTGVDIEFEVGAEQVDITATVRTTDRTGVEMESLTAVSVAALTVYDMIKAVDPAASIHDIRVLSKAGGRTGTWTR; from the coding sequence GTGGCACGCAGCGCTGGGCCCAATCCGCTCTCGCACCTCGACGAACGGGGCGCGGCGCACATGGTCGACGTCTCGGACAAATCGGTCACCAAGCGCACCGCGGTGGCGGCGGGAACCCTGCGGACCACCGCCGAGGTCGTCGGCCTGATCTCCTCGGGCGGGCTGCCCAAAGGTGACGCGCTGGCTACCGCACGGGTGGCAGGGATTCTCGCGGCCAAACGCACCAGCGACCTGATCCCGCTCTGCCACCACCTGGCGCTGACCGGTGTCGACATCGAGTTCGAAGTCGGTGCGGAACAGGTGGACATCACCGCCACCGTGCGCACCACTGATCGCACCGGGGTGGAGATGGAATCGCTGACGGCGGTCAGTGTGGCGGCGCTGACGGTGTACGACATGATCAAGGCGGTCGACCCGGCCGCGAGCATCCATGACATACGCGTGCTCAGCAAAGCTGGTGGGCGCACCGGAACCTGGACGCGGTGA
- a CDS encoding helicase-associated domain-containing protein — MTKHTPGMPLGAWLAELPDERLIRLLELRPDLAQPPPGSISALAARAQARQSVKAATDELDFLRLAVLDALLVLHADTTEVPVTKLVELVEGRAPAAVVLEALDDLRLRALAWGDTSVRVSAEAAAGLPWYPGQVILEDPTRTADEIAAMLAELDDAQRDLLERLLDGSPVGRTRDAAPGAPADRPVPRLLAAGLLRQVDDETVILPRQVGQVMRGEEPGPLHLVAPEPTVATNPISNVDAVAAGAVIDLMRDIDVLLETLSGTPIPELRSGGLGVRDMKRLTKLTGIGEPRLGLTLEVSAASGLIASGIPDPDPGDGSGTFWAPTVAADRFAEMSLAERWQLIAGTWLGLPARPSLIGHRGPDGKPYAALSDALYSTAAPLDRRLLLSVLASMPEGAGVDATSASRAMIWRRPRWAVRLQPEPVGQLLEEAHALGLIGRGALTTPTRVLIDGDDTADAAIAAMTKVLPAPIDYFLVQADLTVVVPGPLERDLADELASLATVESAGAAMVYRVSEQSIRHALDTGRTAGALHTFFAKHSKTPVPQGLTYLIDDVARRHGQLRIGMASSFIRCDDPSLLTQAMALPSAAPLELRLVAPTVAVSQAAISDVLEVLRGAGLAPAAEDSSGAIVDLRSRGARVPTPQHRRFFRPLPGGPNHDTLAAVVSMLRKVVALPVPSAGGDRVDPARAMALLQQAAYHQASVVIGYIDPAGVATQRVVSPISVRGGQLMAFDPASGRVRDFAIHRVTSVVSAEDG, encoded by the coding sequence ATGACCAAGCACACCCCGGGAATGCCGCTGGGCGCCTGGCTGGCCGAGTTGCCGGACGAGCGGCTCATTCGCCTCCTGGAATTGCGGCCCGATCTCGCCCAACCGCCGCCGGGCAGCATCTCGGCCCTGGCTGCCCGGGCGCAGGCACGGCAATCGGTCAAAGCCGCCACCGATGAGCTGGATTTCCTGCGGCTGGCGGTGCTCGACGCGCTGCTGGTGCTGCACGCCGACACCACGGAAGTGCCGGTGACGAAGCTGGTGGAACTGGTCGAGGGCCGGGCTCCCGCGGCGGTGGTGCTCGAAGCGCTCGACGATCTGCGCCTGCGTGCTCTGGCGTGGGGGGACACCTCGGTCCGGGTGTCCGCAGAGGCCGCTGCCGGGCTGCCCTGGTATCCCGGGCAGGTCATCTTGGAGGATCCGACGCGCACGGCCGACGAGATCGCCGCGATGCTGGCGGAGCTCGACGATGCGCAACGTGACCTGTTGGAGCGCCTGCTCGACGGGTCCCCGGTGGGTCGCACCCGCGACGCCGCCCCCGGTGCCCCCGCTGATCGGCCGGTGCCGCGACTGCTGGCCGCGGGGCTGCTGCGCCAGGTCGACGACGAGACAGTGATCCTGCCCCGGCAGGTGGGTCAGGTGATGCGCGGTGAGGAGCCCGGCCCGCTGCATCTGGTGGCGCCGGAACCCACGGTGGCCACCAACCCGATCAGCAACGTCGATGCCGTAGCGGCGGGCGCGGTGATCGACCTGATGCGCGACATCGACGTGCTGCTCGAGACGCTCAGCGGCACCCCGATCCCCGAACTGCGCAGCGGCGGGCTCGGGGTGCGCGATATGAAGCGGCTGACCAAGCTGACCGGCATCGGCGAGCCGCGCCTCGGACTGACACTGGAAGTCAGCGCCGCTTCGGGACTGATCGCCAGTGGCATCCCCGATCCCGATCCGGGCGACGGCTCGGGAACGTTCTGGGCCCCCACGGTCGCCGCGGACCGGTTCGCCGAGATGTCGTTGGCCGAACGCTGGCAACTGATCGCCGGCACGTGGCTCGGCCTGCCGGCACGTCCCAGCCTGATCGGTCATCGCGGACCGGACGGCAAGCCGTACGCGGCTCTGTCAGACGCGCTGTATTCGACCGCGGCGCCGCTGGACCGGCGGCTGCTGCTCAGTGTGTTGGCCTCGATGCCCGAGGGCGCCGGGGTGGATGCGACGTCGGCGTCCCGGGCGATGATCTGGCGGCGCCCACGCTGGGCGGTCCGGTTGCAGCCCGAACCCGTCGGGCAATTGCTGGAGGAGGCCCATGCGCTCGGCTTGATCGGCCGTGGCGCCCTCACCACGCCCACCCGGGTACTGATCGACGGCGACGACACCGCTGATGCGGCGATCGCCGCGATGACCAAGGTGCTGCCGGCGCCGATCGATTATTTCCTCGTGCAGGCTGACCTGACGGTGGTGGTTCCGGGCCCGCTGGAACGCGACCTGGCCGACGAGCTCGCCTCGCTGGCGACGGTCGAGTCGGCGGGCGCGGCCATGGTGTACCGGGTCAGCGAGCAGTCGATCCGCCACGCCCTCGACACCGGCCGCACCGCAGGCGCGCTGCACACCTTCTTCGCCAAGCACTCCAAGACACCGGTGCCGCAGGGGCTGACGTATCTGATCGACGACGTGGCCCGCCGGCACGGCCAGCTGCGGATCGGGATGGCGTCGTCGTTCATCCGGTGTGACGACCCCTCACTGCTCACCCAGGCCATGGCGCTTCCCAGCGCGGCGCCATTGGAGCTGCGGTTGGTGGCGCCGACCGTCGCGGTGTCGCAGGCCGCCATCTCCGACGTGCTGGAGGTACTGCGCGGCGCCGGTCTGGCGCCGGCTGCAGAAGACTCCTCCGGCGCCATCGTCGACCTGCGCTCCCGGGGCGCCCGGGTGCCCACACCGCAGCACCGCCGCTTCTTCCGGCCTTTGCCCGGTGGCCCCAACCACGACACCCTGGCGGCCGTGGTTTCGATGCTGCGCAAGGTCGTCGCACTGCCGGTTCCGAGCGCCGGCGGCGACCGGGTGGACCCGGCCCGGGCCATGGCATTGCTCCAGCAAGCGGCCTATCACCAGGCTAGTGTCGTGATCGGCTACATCGACCCGGCCGGAGTGGCCACCCAGCGGGTGGTCTCCCCCATCTCGGTTCGCGGCGGGCAGTTGATGGCGTTCGATCCCGCGTCCGGCCGTGTCCGCGACTTTGCTATTCACCGCGTCACCTCGGTGGTGTCGGCCGAAGACGGATAA
- a CDS encoding DNA repair helicase XPB, protein MTDGPLIVQSDKTVLLEVDHELAGAARAAIAPFAELERAPEHIHTYRITPLALWNARAAGHDAEQVVDALVSFSRYAVPQPLLVDIVDTMARYGRLQLVKSPVHGLVLVSLDRAVLEEVMRNKKIAPMLGARIDDDTVIVHASERGHIKQILLKIGWPAEDLAGYVNGEAHPITLAQDGWHLRDYQEMAADSFWAGGSGVVVLPCGAGKTLVGAAAMAKAGATTLILVTNTVAGRQWKRELIARTSLTEEEIGEYSGERKEIRPVTIATYQVITRRTKGEYKHLELFDSRDWGLIIYDEVHLLPAPVFRMTADLQSRRRLGLTATLIREDGREGDVFSLIGPKRYDAPWKDIEAQGWIAPAECIEVRVTMTENERMLYAVAEPEERYKLCATAHSKIAVIKSILERHPSEPTLVIGAYLDQLDELGTELNAPVIQGSTKNAEREILFDQFRRGEIRTLVVSKVANFSIDLPEASVAVQVSGTFGSRQEEAQRLGRLLRPKADGGGAVFYSVVARDSLDAEYAAHRQRFLAEQGYGYVIKDADDLLGPAI, encoded by the coding sequence ATGACTGACGGACCCCTGATCGTCCAGTCCGACAAAACGGTGCTGCTCGAGGTCGACCACGAGCTGGCGGGCGCTGCCCGCGCCGCCATCGCCCCGTTCGCCGAGCTGGAGCGGGCCCCCGAGCACATCCACACCTACCGGATCACCCCACTGGCGCTGTGGAATGCGCGCGCCGCCGGCCATGACGCCGAGCAGGTGGTCGACGCGCTGGTGAGCTTCTCCCGGTACGCCGTGCCCCAGCCTCTGCTCGTCGACATCGTCGACACCATGGCCCGCTACGGCCGGCTGCAGCTGGTCAAGAGCCCAGTGCACGGGCTGGTCCTGGTGAGCCTGGATCGCGCGGTGCTCGAAGAGGTGATGCGCAACAAGAAGATCGCGCCCATGCTGGGTGCCCGCATCGACGACGACACCGTGATTGTGCATGCCAGCGAGCGCGGCCACATCAAGCAGATCCTGTTGAAGATCGGCTGGCCCGCTGAGGACCTCGCCGGCTACGTCAACGGCGAAGCCCACCCGATCACGCTGGCTCAGGACGGCTGGCACCTGCGCGATTACCAGGAGATGGCTGCCGATTCGTTCTGGGCGGGTGGCTCCGGTGTGGTGGTGCTGCCCTGTGGGGCGGGCAAGACGCTGGTGGGTGCGGCGGCCATGGCCAAGGCCGGCGCGACGACGCTGATCCTGGTCACCAATACGGTGGCCGGGCGGCAGTGGAAGCGTGAGCTGATCGCGCGCACGTCGTTGACCGAGGAGGAGATCGGCGAGTATTCCGGTGAGCGTAAGGAGATCCGACCGGTCACCATTGCGACCTATCAGGTGATCACCCGCCGCACCAAGGGCGAGTACAAGCACCTGGAGCTGTTCGACAGCCGCGACTGGGGTCTGATCATCTACGACGAGGTGCACCTGCTTCCCGCACCGGTGTTCCGGATGACCGCCGACCTGCAGTCCCGGCGCCGTCTCGGACTCACGGCCACGCTGATCCGGGAGGACGGCCGCGAAGGTGACGTGTTCTCCCTCATCGGCCCCAAGCGCTACGACGCACCGTGGAAGGACATCGAAGCGCAGGGCTGGATCGCCCCGGCCGAGTGCATCGAAGTCCGCGTCACGATGACCGAGAACGAGCGGATGCTCTACGCCGTGGCCGAACCCGAGGAGCGCTACAAGCTCTGTGCCACCGCGCATTCCAAGATCGCAGTGATCAAGTCCATCCTGGAACGTCACCCGAGCGAGCCCACGCTGGTGATCGGCGCCTATCTCGATCAGCTCGACGAACTCGGCACCGAACTGAACGCCCCGGTGATCCAGGGCTCGACCAAGAACGCCGAACGCGAGATCCTGTTCGACCAGTTCCGGCGCGGCGAGATCCGCACCCTGGTGGTGTCCAAGGTCGCCAACTTCTCCATTGATCTGCCGGAAGCCTCAGTGGCGGTTCAGGTTTCAGGCACCTTCGGGTCTCGGCAGGAGGAGGCCCAGCGGCTGGGCCGGCTGCTACGCCCCAAGGCCGACGGCGGTGGTGCGGTGTTCTATAGCGTGGTCGCCCGCGACAGCCTCGATGCGGAGTATGCCGCGCACCGCCAGCGCTTCCTGGCCGAGCAGGGCTACGGCTACGTGATCAAGGACGCCGACGACCTGCTGGGCCCGGCGATCTAG
- a CDS encoding VOC family protein, which yields MTTTITPCLWFDNNLEEAAQFYTTVFQNSEIEGFTRLTDAGPDRSGEVVYGTFVLDGNRFLGINGGSEFRFTEAVSFEVRCADQDEVDHYWSALVDGGEESQCGWLKDRYGLSWQIVPERLYELIEDPDPARSAAATAAMMGMRKIVVAELEAAVAAV from the coding sequence ATGACGACAACGATCACTCCCTGCCTGTGGTTCGACAACAACCTCGAAGAAGCCGCACAGTTCTACACCACGGTCTTTCAGAACTCCGAGATCGAGGGGTTCACCCGACTGACCGATGCGGGCCCCGACCGCTCCGGCGAGGTCGTCTACGGGACATTCGTGCTCGACGGCAACCGGTTCCTCGGCATCAACGGGGGATCGGAGTTCCGCTTCACCGAGGCGGTGTCCTTCGAGGTGCGCTGCGCCGATCAGGACGAGGTGGACCACTACTGGTCCGCCTTGGTCGACGGCGGCGAGGAGTCCCAGTGCGGCTGGCTCAAGGATCGCTACGGGTTGAGTTGGCAGATCGTGCCGGAACGGTTGTACGAGCTGATCGAGGATCCGGACCCAGCGCGGTCCGCCGCGGCGACCGCCGCGATGATGGGCATGCGCAAGATCGTGGTGGCTGAGCTGGAGGCCGCGGTCGCCGCCGTCTGA
- a CDS encoding MFS transporter, translating into MSTTEANVVDGVPRSRIVVASMVGTTIEFFDFYIYATAAVSVFPHLFFPKGDGTAALLASLATFGLAFVARPLGSILFGHFGDRVGRKATLVGSLLTMGIATFAIGLLPTYAQIGVLAPALLAVMRFAQGLALGGEWSGAALLATETAKPGRRAWAAMWPQLGAPFGFLLANGLFLILIITLGHSNTKPDLDGAFLTWGWRVPFLLSSIMVAIGLYVRLRLTETPVFARAVERGERVKAPVTQVFRNNWRQLIIGTFVMLATYTLFYIVTTWALSYGTGKRPPEGTGLGFGYVDFLYLQLISVLFFAGALPVTGLLADKFGRRRTLLVVTGGIIVFGASFGLLLGSGEASEGKTLLFLVIGMTLMGLTFGPMSAVLPELFPTNVRYTGSGISYNVASILGAAVAPFIATWLATSYGVGWVGVYLMSAAVLTFIALLLMHETKDTSLEDVTTPA; encoded by the coding sequence ATGAGCACGACCGAAGCGAATGTGGTCGACGGGGTTCCGCGCAGCCGCATCGTCGTGGCCTCGATGGTGGGCACCACCATTGAGTTCTTCGACTTCTACATCTATGCCACCGCGGCGGTGTCGGTGTTCCCGCATCTGTTCTTCCCGAAGGGCGACGGCACCGCGGCCCTGCTGGCATCGCTGGCCACGTTCGGGCTGGCGTTCGTCGCACGCCCTCTCGGGTCCATCCTGTTCGGGCATTTCGGCGATCGGGTGGGCCGCAAGGCCACGCTGGTCGGGTCGCTGCTCACGATGGGCATCGCCACCTTCGCGATCGGGCTGCTGCCCACCTACGCCCAGATCGGGGTGCTGGCGCCGGCCTTACTGGCAGTGATGCGGTTCGCCCAGGGGCTGGCCCTCGGCGGTGAGTGGAGTGGCGCGGCGCTGCTGGCCACAGAAACCGCGAAGCCCGGTCGACGGGCCTGGGCGGCGATGTGGCCACAGCTCGGCGCGCCATTCGGGTTCCTGCTCGCCAACGGCCTGTTCCTGATCCTCATCATCACCCTGGGGCACAGCAACACCAAGCCCGACCTGGACGGCGCGTTCCTCACGTGGGGCTGGCGCGTTCCGTTCCTGCTCAGCTCGATCATGGTCGCGATCGGCCTCTACGTTCGATTGCGCCTCACCGAGACACCGGTGTTCGCCCGCGCGGTCGAGCGCGGGGAACGGGTGAAAGCGCCTGTGACCCAGGTGTTCCGCAACAACTGGCGCCAGCTCATCATCGGCACCTTTGTCATGCTGGCGACGTACACCTTGTTCTACATCGTCACGACCTGGGCACTGAGCTACGGCACCGGCAAGCGTCCACCTGAAGGGACCGGGTTGGGCTTCGGCTACGTCGACTTCCTCTACCTGCAGCTCATCAGCGTGCTGTTCTTCGCCGGCGCTCTTCCGGTGACGGGTCTGCTGGCCGACAAGTTCGGGCGCCGCCGCACGCTGCTGGTGGTCACCGGGGGGATCATCGTCTTCGGTGCCTCGTTCGGGCTGCTGCTCGGGTCCGGGGAGGCCAGCGAAGGCAAGACGCTGCTGTTCCTGGTGATCGGGATGACGTTGATGGGGCTGACGTTCGGGCCGATGAGTGCCGTGCTGCCGGAACTGTTCCCCACCAATGTCCGCTACACCGGGTCAGGGATCTCCTACAACGTGGCCAGCATTCTGGGTGCCGCGGTCGCGCCGTTCATCGCGACCTGGCTGGCCACCAGCTACGGGGTCGGCTGGGTGGGGGTTTACCTGATGTCGGCCGCGGTGCTGACCTTCATCGCCTTGCTCCTGATGCACGAGACCAAGGACACGTCCCTGGAAGACGTGACGACGCCGGCCTGA
- a CDS encoding thiolase family protein produces the protein MTNDVAIIGVGLHPFGRFDKTAMQMGAEAIQLALKDAGVSWKDIQFGFGGSYEVSNPDAVTRLVGLTGITFTNVFNACATSASAIQQTADTIRLGKYDIGIAIGLDKHPRGAFTDDPAKLALPQWYAENGQFVTTKFFGMKANHYIHKHNISEETLARVANKNFRNGELNPNAFRRKEISVDEIMASPVLNYPLRQYMFCAPDEGAAAVIMCRADIAHKYTDKPVYVRASEIRTRTFGAYEVHATSAPLDEDPSPTVYAAKAAYEAAGIGPEDVDIAQLQDTDAGAEVIHMAETGLCADGEQEKLLIDGATEINGRIPVNTDGGLIANGEPIGASGLRQMHELVRQLRGEAGERQVPGSPRVGLAQVYGAPGTASATIVSL, from the coding sequence ATGACGAATGACGTCGCGATCATCGGTGTCGGCCTGCACCCGTTCGGCCGGTTCGACAAGACGGCCATGCAGATGGGCGCCGAGGCGATTCAGCTGGCGCTCAAGGACGCGGGAGTGAGCTGGAAGGACATCCAGTTCGGCTTCGGTGGCAGCTACGAGGTGTCCAACCCCGATGCGGTCACCCGCCTGGTCGGCCTGACCGGCATCACCTTCACCAACGTCTTCAACGCCTGCGCCACCTCGGCCAGCGCCATCCAGCAGACCGCCGACACCATCAGGCTGGGCAAATACGACATCGGCATTGCCATCGGTCTGGACAAGCACCCGCGTGGTGCGTTCACCGACGACCCGGCGAAGTTGGCGCTGCCGCAGTGGTATGCCGAGAACGGCCAGTTCGTCACCACCAAATTCTTCGGGATGAAGGCCAACCACTACATCCACAAGCACAACATCTCCGAGGAGACGCTGGCGCGGGTGGCCAACAAGAACTTCCGCAATGGTGAGCTGAATCCGAATGCGTTCCGGCGCAAGGAAATATCCGTCGACGAGATCATGGCCTCGCCGGTGCTGAACTACCCGCTGCGGCAGTACATGTTCTGCGCGCCGGACGAGGGCGCGGCCGCGGTCATCATGTGCCGCGCCGATATCGCGCACAAGTACACCGACAAGCCGGTCTACGTGCGCGCCAGCGAGATTCGCACCCGCACCTTCGGCGCCTACGAGGTGCACGCCACGTCCGCGCCGCTCGACGAGGACCCCTCGCCGACGGTGTATGCGGCGAAGGCCGCCTACGAAGCCGCCGGGATCGGACCCGAGGACGTCGACATCGCACAGCTGCAGGACACCGACGCCGGTGCTGAGGTGATCCACATGGCCGAGACCGGGCTGTGCGCCGACGGCGAGCAGGAGAAGCTGCTGATCGACGGTGCCACCGAGATCAACGGGCGGATCCCGGTCAACACCGACGGCGGCCTGATCGCCAACGGCGAGCCCATCGGCGCGTCGGGTCTGCGGCAGATGCACGAACTCGTTCGCCAGCTCCGAGGGGAAGCCGGCGAGCGTCAGGTGCCCGGCTCGCCGCGAGTCGGGCTGGCGCAGGTCTACGGTGCACCCGGCACCGCCTCGGCGACCATCGTCAGCCTCTAG
- a CDS encoding Zn-ribbon domain-containing OB-fold protein: MQKALAPEISTWPDENPQLIGSRCESCSATTFPVQDYCPKCSSDQMSELLLPRRGTVIAWTTQGFPPGAPYAGPTGKDFVPFGVGLVQLGDIIRVEGRLTENDPAKLQFGQEVELTMIPFTTDADGTEVVTFAFQPVQGELR, encoded by the coding sequence ATGCAGAAGGCCCTCGCGCCAGAGATCTCGACCTGGCCGGATGAGAACCCCCAGCTGATCGGTAGCAGGTGTGAAAGCTGCTCAGCCACAACATTTCCCGTGCAGGACTATTGCCCGAAGTGCAGTAGTGACCAGATGTCGGAGTTGTTGCTGCCGCGCCGCGGAACCGTCATCGCCTGGACCACCCAGGGCTTCCCGCCCGGGGCGCCGTACGCCGGCCCCACCGGCAAGGACTTCGTGCCGTTCGGGGTGGGACTCGTCCAGCTAGGGGACATCATTCGCGTGGAGGGTCGGCTCACCGAGAACGACCCGGCCAAGCTGCAGTTCGGCCAGGAGGTCGAGCTGACGATGATCCCGTTCACCACTGACGCTGACGGCACCGAGGTCGTCACCTTCGCGTTCCAGCCGGTTCAAGGGGAACTTCGATGA